A part of Melittangium boletus DSM 14713 genomic DNA contains:
- a CDS encoding transposase produces the protein MEKELEQFRQEVQRLRAGRAKGSGPFPEPMRAFAVRYLAQALEKGETLKSVVERLGVSEPTLQAWRRGQTPGSKARGSEPRRAGLVPVVVHEAKVPARPREGTTLAVVSPQGWRVEGLGVEEAVEVLRRVAC, from the coding sequence GTGGAGAAGGAGTTGGAGCAGTTCCGGCAAGAGGTGCAGAGACTGAGAGCGGGACGAGCCAAGGGCTCGGGCCCCTTCCCCGAGCCGATGAGAGCGTTCGCGGTGCGCTACCTGGCGCAGGCGTTGGAGAAGGGAGAGACGCTCAAGTCGGTGGTGGAGAGGCTGGGGGTGTCGGAGCCGACGCTGCAGGCGTGGAGGCGGGGGCAGACGCCTGGGAGCAAGGCGAGAGGGAGTGAGCCGAGGCGCGCGGGGCTGGTGCCAGTGGTGGTGCACGAGGCGAAGGTGCCCGCGCGGCCGCGAGAGGGCACGACCTTGGCGGTGGTGTCGCCCCAAGGCTGGAGGGTGGAAGGGCTGGGGGTGGAGGAGGCGGTGGAGGTGCTGCGGAGGGTGGCGTGCTGA
- a CDS encoding DUF4150 domain-containing protein yields the protein MPVNTGVNKMSVVTKDSGGVTTAFPDVCKTPSPAGPVPIPYPNIAQSSDTDKGTKKVSVAGNPVCVKDSNFKTSTGDEAGTAGGGVASSKTKGKAEFVNYSFDVKFEGKNVARAFDLMLHNDKNTPPFPVMQGPVMASGGSDEKPICHTCKEHF from the coding sequence ATGCCCGTCAACACCGGTGTGAACAAGATGTCCGTGGTCACCAAGGACAGCGGCGGTGTCACCACGGCATTCCCGGACGTGTGCAAGACGCCAAGCCCCGCCGGGCCCGTGCCCATTCCGTACCCCAACATCGCCCAGTCCTCGGACACGGACAAAGGCACCAAGAAGGTGTCCGTGGCCGGCAACCCGGTGTGCGTGAAGGACTCCAACTTCAAGACGAGCACCGGCGACGAGGCGGGCACCGCGGGCGGCGGCGTGGCCTCCAGCAAGACCAAGGGCAAGGCCGAGTTCGTCAACTACTCCTTCGACGTGAAGTTCGAGGGGAAGAACGTGGCGCGCGCCTTCGACCTGATGCTCCACAACGACAAGAACACGCCACCCTTCCCCGTCATGCAGGGCCCCGTCATGGCCTCGGGCGGCAGTGACGAGAAGCCCATCTGCCACACCTGCAAGGAGCACTTCTAG
- a CDS encoding DUF2169 family type VI secretion system accessory protein has product MGHPTLENETPFAFDMMGLADEEGRPLLLLVVKATYSLGATGLMLANEQVPVTWGGEPWGKPGESSDKYEPEAAFIKPATDVVLIGHAYAPQKGATEGLVALQVGPLKKAVRVVGERTWFRSMGRVSATKPLPFDTLPLSWERAFGGWDRTDAAKPTFEPRNPVGTGFRSSPRHFEEGLRLPNLEDPAEPLREFGQKVTPVGFGFTSPHWQPRAKYAGTYDEAWNKTRKPLLPKDFDRRFFNAAAPGLVAPGYLKGEEPVIIAGASPKGRLSFSLPGQPAPVVTVELTTGEDATPPMHLDTVILDTDAEQVLLLWRGHVVLGEGLHDVRGLRVTAEGVAPRKT; this is encoded by the coding sequence ATGGGCCACCCGACCCTCGAGAACGAGACTCCCTTCGCCTTCGACATGATGGGCCTCGCCGACGAGGAGGGGCGGCCGCTGCTGCTGCTCGTCGTGAAGGCCACCTATTCGCTCGGCGCCACCGGGCTGATGCTGGCGAACGAGCAGGTCCCCGTGACGTGGGGCGGCGAGCCCTGGGGCAAGCCCGGGGAGTCCAGCGACAAGTACGAGCCGGAGGCCGCCTTCATCAAGCCCGCCACGGACGTGGTGCTCATCGGCCACGCGTACGCGCCGCAGAAGGGCGCCACGGAGGGACTGGTGGCCCTCCAGGTGGGCCCCCTGAAGAAGGCCGTGCGCGTGGTGGGCGAGCGGACGTGGTTCCGCAGCATGGGCCGAGTGTCCGCGACGAAGCCGCTGCCCTTCGACACGCTGCCCCTCTCCTGGGAGCGCGCCTTCGGCGGGTGGGATAGGACGGACGCGGCGAAGCCGACGTTCGAGCCTCGCAACCCCGTGGGCACGGGCTTCCGCTCCAGCCCGCGCCACTTCGAGGAGGGACTGAGGCTGCCCAACCTGGAGGACCCGGCGGAGCCCCTGCGCGAGTTCGGCCAGAAGGTGACGCCCGTGGGCTTTGGCTTCACCTCGCCGCACTGGCAGCCGCGCGCGAAGTACGCGGGCACGTATGACGAGGCGTGGAACAAGACGCGCAAGCCGCTGCTCCCCAAGGACTTCGACCGGCGCTTCTTCAATGCCGCGGCGCCGGGGCTCGTCGCGCCCGGCTACCTGAAGGGCGAGGAGCCGGTCATCATCGCTGGAGCCTCACCGAAGGGGCGGCTGTCCTTCTCGCTCCCCGGACAACCGGCACCGGTTGTCACTGTGGAGCTGACCACCGGCGAGGATGCGACGCCGCCCATGCACCTGGACACCGTCATCCTCGACACGGACGCGGAGCAGGTGCTCCTGCTGTGGCGGGGGCACGTGGTGCTCGGAGAGGGGCTCCACGACGTGCGCGGCCTGCGCGTCACCGCGGAAGGTGTGGCCCCCAGGAAGACATAG
- a CDS encoding DUF6484 domain-containing protein has product MRSSPDRQLVSSPLPEQEPILGSRAGHLVGLDATNTLLVDYPGNTAGPLPARLAVAVDARTLQSAVAQRQKVVLLFENGDPRLPFIMGLIQEPTTTPLLDALLESPPAQPRPSMEARVDGKRVVIEGQDEIVLKCGEASITLRRNGKVLVKGTYLESKATGTHRIKGGLVEIN; this is encoded by the coding sequence ATGAGATCGTCCCCCGACAGGCAGCTCGTTTCCTCCCCCTTACCGGAGCAGGAGCCCATCCTGGGCAGCCGCGCCGGCCACCTCGTGGGGCTCGACGCCACCAACACGCTGCTCGTGGACTACCCGGGCAACACCGCCGGTCCCCTCCCCGCCCGGCTCGCGGTGGCGGTGGACGCCAGGACGCTCCAGTCCGCGGTGGCCCAGCGGCAGAAGGTGGTCCTCCTCTTCGAGAACGGAGACCCCCGGCTGCCCTTCATCATGGGGCTCATCCAGGAGCCCACCACCACGCCCCTCCTGGACGCGCTGCTGGAGAGCCCTCCCGCCCAGCCCCGGCCGTCCATGGAAGCCCGCGTGGATGGGAAGCGCGTGGTCATCGAGGGCCAGGACGAAATCGTCCTCAAGTGCGGCGAGGCCAGCATCACCCTGCGCCGCAATGGCAAGGTCCTCGTGAAGGGCACGTACCTCGAGTCGAAGGCCACCGGCACCCACCGCATCAAGGGTGGCTTGGTGGAAATCAACTGA